In Lolium rigidum isolate FL_2022 chromosome 7, APGP_CSIRO_Lrig_0.1, whole genome shotgun sequence, the DNA window TCATGAACCGATTCTCGTTTGGAAAATGCTTGCTTTCGGGCGACCGATCGCGTGGCAACGATCGGTCCCTTACTCGCTCGCTCGTTCAGCGGCCTGCCAGTAGTTTTTTTGCACAGGCCCATTAGCCCATAAACACTTCCTGCTGCGATTTTAGCccatgcaagcaaagcagccagcGCCATTCTAGCTTCGTCATGCCGCACGTAGAGATGTTGTATACGTTCGTTAGTTTTATAACAATTGCGTATAAAATTTATAAAGAAAGCACGTCAGAGATGTTATAATGTTTACCTCGGCGTTTGCCATAAATTGTTTTGTTGTAATCGcctataatttttggtaaaatagttggtgatttttattgtaattaaaTATATAGAAAACGTGTTATTGTTTAACCAATTTTTCATAGTCACGAACACATGTTTTTTTGTTGTTatagcttttgattttttattgtaattgttgtcgatttttgttgtaaaccaacaTGTAGAAAAGTAGTTGTTAATTATCCACTTTTTTATAACatttacattttgaaattttgttgtgaatattttgttgtaatagtatatattttttgtaagCGGGGTGaggattttgttgtaatactcgtTATGACTCAGATCCGTCGTCGGGTGgcatttttgttgtaaatattgaGGATGTCGGGCCCAAAGGGATATAACTTTTCAGTTTAACTGGGAAGAGAAGGACTGCGGGTTGAGTTTCCAAAAAATAGGGGGCAAAACGTAAAAGTTAAGTTACATTACGGTTGATTCTGGACGTTGGATCTCGATCCGACGGAGCGGAGGACGACcgatttttctctctttttcaggTGACCGACGCTCAGCGTCGCCCTTCTCGTTTTACACATGATTTGTGATTCGCTGTGGAAGAAAAACAGGCTAAAGCCCAAAAGAAAGGGGCCGTTATCTGACGAAGTGCTGAAAAGTTCAGATAAAAGTGCCAtcgtcttcttcggatctgacAGAGAGCATCTGCTCGGCACCATCTTCTCCAGAATGCTACTAGCAAAGAGTACAACCAAACCATCTTCATCTCTGCAACGTTTTACTCGGACGAGACAAGCTCTTCTCCCAGATGGTAAATGGTGAAATTAGTTCTGTACAATCTCGCTAGTTTAACGAACACATACATTGGTGAGTGCATGTGAACGATACCACAAtacatgaggaggaggaggaggaggcgaggcgaagATATACAAGACAGGAAGACGGGGACACACGATGTTACAGTTTACACTTGTCGCCGCCGCCTTGCATCGTCCACTTCTTGAGAAGGCAAGTGAAGGCCCTGGCGAACCGCTTGGACCTCGACCTGCTCAGCCGCGGGGGCCTCCTGCTCTCGCTGCTCTGCTCTGCCGCCGCCTTCGCGGCAGCAGCCTcttccgccgccacagccgccgcctcctcttcctcctgcagttgctgctgctcctgctgctcctgctccgccACCGCCTGGCTCGCCACCTCGTGCAGCTGCACGCGCGGCTGCTGCTGCTCCAGCTCGCGCTGCCGCTGCTCCCGGAACAGCCGCAGCAGCTTCTGCGCCTTGTCCTTGGCCCTGCCAGTGCCATTCGCCGTCAGGGACACCAGCGCCGGGATCACGCCTTCCTGGAGCACCGTCTGGCTGCACCCCTCGTCGCCGTTGCAGATGATCCACAGGCATGACACGGCCTTCTCCTGCTCCGCTGGCTCCCCGTTGTCGAGGATGAGCACAATGTCGCCCACGATCGCCTGGTTCGCTGCGACCTCCTTCTTCCCGGCCCAAGTCATGGCCAGGTTGATCAGCACGGTCAGGGCCTTGTCCGTCCACGAGGACGACGGCGTCAGCACAGTGTGGATGCTGTGGACGATGCCCGAGGAGAGGAGGAGCGGGATGTTGGGTGCGTGCAGGGACAGGTTGTACAGCGTCAGGAGAGCGTCGAGGCGGCAGGTGTTGCTCCGGGCGCCTTCTTCGCGCAGGCTGCTGATCAGGAAATGGATAGCTTCACTCGAACCGATGATGGCTTGCGCCTCCTCCAGGCAAGAGAGGTTTAGGTACATCGCCACGGCAGCCTCGCAGGTCTCTGGTTTCTGTATCATCTGCTCCATCAGGGGGATAACTCCAGCTGAGAGCAGCTGCTTCTTGTTCCTGGAAGGCAGACACAGAGATGAAATCAACTGTGCTAAAACCATCTACCCATGCTTGCTTCTGTTACAATGAGGGTAGTTTGTTGACACTATGATTACAGGGATAAAAAAGAATATACCGATACATAGTTTACCTGTTATTGCTGACAGCAAGATTGAAAAGAGCCATTGTTCCAACCTCCTGAGACTGCACATCTTCTTTGCTGACAGCCATCTTCAGGAAGCAAGTGAGCGGCTCAGTAATACCATTAGCACCCACATAGTCCCTGAGTTCATCATCATCCTTTAACAGGAACCTGATctgctccaccacctcacgcTGTTCATCGATACACTCGCTACCCTTGTTCAACACATGCAGCCAACGTTCACATCTCTCAGGTGCAGCCTCTCCAGGGTTATTCTCATAAGAGCACTTCTCCACAGagacctcctcttcttcctcttcgcatCCCTCAGATATCGCCTCTCTGGAGTTCTGACTCGAGCACTTCTCCAAAGCAGCATCAGTGTTGCACTTGTCATCTTTTGCGCCTGTTTCTTCGAACAAAATCGTGCTAACACCATTAGTCACCAGGCATTTGCTACTTTTTAGAGATGTTATCCGCAAATATTTGAGCTTTGGAGATTCCGGCGGGGCGGATGGAACTGGAACCCCGTTTTTTTCACACCAGGATGTTATCAGACCCTTGATGCAGTAATTAGGTGTCACGGAAAGCTGGGACAGCTGTTTCCGAGTTTTTGGGCAGCTTGTGTTGCCACTGTTAAACCATTTCTCAATGCAAGCTCGCTCGTATGTCTGACCAGATGCGATGACAACAGGGTCATACATGAGCTGCAGGGAGATTGGACACCTTAGTTCCTCAGGTGGCAATGGCATGCTCCCTGATAAGCCTTTAATCTGTTTGAAATTAAAGGAGCCAGACCTAGGCAGGAGCTTCTCAAGAGCAGGGGCATTTCCATGGAGATCAACTGAGCTAGATATTGAACTGAAGGAGCATGAAGGACTCGAGCACTGAGAGTTGATGGAATCCATTGTTTCACTCCTAAAATGACTTGAGTATTTTCTCAAGAGATGCAGTAGATAGGCTGCTATTGATTCTTTCTTCGTGTCTTCTTCTGCATGGGCTCTCTCAAGAAGCCTTCGAAGCGCTCTTCTCTCAGCAAGAGCTGCAGCTGATGATGTAACGCCAACTCTCAAAACAGTTTGCCGAAAGAATTCAAGTTCACTGTCATCAAGGAATCCATTGGATTTCTTCTCATTCTGAATTATTTGTTTCACTTCATCACCAGCTTGTTTTTCGGCCAGATCTAAAGCAAAAATTGAGTTCTCCAGCTCATGTGCGATCTCTGGAATctgaaagtttacaacaacagatAATTATCTGAGGGTTTCTGGACAAATGATTATACAAGCAATAGGATTGCGCAGGAACAAAAAAATAAATCATGAGAAAACAGTTAGTGCTAAAGGCTGCAGCATGGCGAACTCAACCATCAACATGACTACATTGAGGTAGTGAAGAAGAATTCGACTTCATGATAAAACAATAATTGCACTGCCTTGTGGTAAATCTACCCATGATGATACACTATATTCTGTAGAAGGAATTCTACAAATATGTTTGTACATGACCAGTGATGACCTGAGAATTAAATGCTTCTGGGAGTGTTTCCTCTAACTGATGAAGACTTTCCAAAAGAGCGTATCTTGCTTTCTCAAATTTTGTAAGAACACATTCTGCTGTTAGAGCCTGCAAAACGGTAACCATGTTAAGCACAAACATTGAATTGCTGTAACAAATAGCAGAATGTGATAGTATCAGAATACTTGCTTTCTAACATCAAACACAGCCAAGCAAGTTTGATGACCAAGATTATCCAACTACCATCAACAATATGATACTGTAGTAGTGTTGTACCAAGAAAAGTCCATGTATACATGGAAACTCCAAGCATATTTACACATATGAAAATTGATAAATTACATACCAAGTAAAGTTTGCTACACTCTGAACAATACTGAAGTAGATTCTTGGCCTTATCAACAGCTATGCGCAAGGAACTCAATGCCAGAAGTCCAGAACTACTTCCAGGTCTTGTAGCCTCAAGGGCAGGGATGGCATTCGAAACTTCATGAACTACAGTGTAAAGTTTCTTACATAGTTCTCCATGTAGCTGCACAAATAGGAAAATACAATCCAAATGAATCTACAATTTCAATATGTCGTATTACAGAGTACGCAAGTTACGAATTCCAATGGCAGTAAAAGATAGGAAATGAGAGAAAAGAAACTGCTGTGTTTATCACAGTTTACTAACTTACTGTTTGGTGGGATCTGGATGTTCTCACAGAGAGTCTTATcatatactccctctgatccaaattAAGTGACGCAGCTTTGGTCAAATTTGGTGTATCTAGACGCGTTTTAATGTGTAGATTCGCACATTTTGGAAAGAAACTGTGTCACTTAATTTGGAACATAGGGAATACAATACAAACTAGTGGTGAGTATGCCCAGGGCTAGAGCTTGGTCCTTTTATTTTAAGAGGGACCTCTTCCTTCTCTCTTACAGAATGAAGGATGGCCAAAAAAAACCTCTCTTAGCTTGGCTAGACGCTTTGTAGTTCTCTTTAGGTTATGCCCAGGGCTAGGCCCTTTTGTACATTCCCTCCTTTCTTCTCCTCTTGTACATATTTTATCTCTTTTAATAAATTTTTACTGTCGGGGCCTCCCCTACAGTTTTCAGCTCAAAAAAAGTATTTATTGGATCAAATTTTATTTCTAACACGAGGGTGCTTATATACATAACTACGTAAGCATCACAAGGCACCCTAGGAAGTCGGCAGCTGTGTTCAGTGTCTTCCTATATCTAAAGACAGCCACAAAGAACAGCACGATCGATCGCTTAATTAATAATAGCTTTTGGCGGAATGAGAGGATAAACTGGATACCTTCCAATTGCCGGCAATAATAAAGTCCGCGTCAACCTCAACCCTCTCCATGGTGCCTTCTTAGTCAAATTTCATCTACAAAGAGAGCAATTATTGAATATGATATTGCTCTTTGTCCTCAGCACATACATGATACAATGTATGGGTAATCAACGGAAATGTCCGCGATGTTTGCAAGTTAATTGCATTGGCCAATATATAATTAAAAAAACTCAAATCTCTCAACATTAGATAGTAAAATTGACTTAAATGCAAAGTAAAATATCAAGTTATATTGAAAGAAGTATAAAAGGAGATGACTATATCTTATATAAATGGCATCGTCTCTATCACATACTTGAAGGAAGGAATGTCATCAATTAAGTATGCAGTATGTAACCTAACAATATGAAAATATAGCCATGTAACCTAACAATATGAAAATATAGCACCAGAGAAGAGAGCAAAAGGTTCATGGTTTGTTAGGACAAAGCTTTCTTACATGGTGCAAAGAAGCAACAAATAATCTTCTGATTAGCGCAATTGGCACAGAATAGAAAATAAATCAAACGAATTTACCCACAGAATAAGGAAAAAAGGATGTCTAATTTGGTTATGTCATCGAAGTTGTAAGACGAAAACTCCGGCAAGCTTGTTATGGCCTTGTGGGTGCAGATTTCAATATAAGACAGACAAGA includes these proteins:
- the LOC124676607 gene encoding U-box domain-containing protein 7-like; the encoded protein is MERVEVDADFIIAGNWKLHGELCKKLYTVVHEVSNAIPALEATRPGSSSGLLALSSLRIAVDKAKNLLQYCSECSKLYLALTAECVLTKFEKARYALLESLHQLEETLPEAFNSQIPEIAHELENSIFALDLAEKQAGDEVKQIIQNEKKSNGFLDDSELEFFRQTVLRVGVTSSAAALAERRALRRLLERAHAEEDTKKESIAAYLLHLLRKYSSHFRSETMDSINSQCSSPSCSFSSISSSVDLHGNAPALEKLLPRSGSFNFKQIKGLSGSMPLPPEELRCPISLQLMYDPVVIASGQTYERACIEKWFNSGNTSCPKTRKQLSQLSVTPNYCIKGLITSWCEKNGVPVPSAPPESPKLKYLRITSLKSSKCLVTNGVSTILFEETGAKDDKCNTDAALEKCSSQNSREAISEGCEEEEEEVSVEKCSYENNPGEAAPERCERWLHVLNKGSECIDEQREVVEQIRFLLKDDDELRDYVGANGITEPLTCFLKMAVSKEDVQSQEVGTMALFNLAVSNNRNKKQLLSAGVIPLMEQMIQKPETCEAAVAMYLNLSCLEEAQAIIGSSEAIHFLISSLREEGARSNTCRLDALLTLYNLSLHAPNIPLLLSSGIVHSIHTVLTPSSSWTDKALTVLINLAMTWAGKKEVAANQAIVGDIVLILDNGEPAEQEKAVSCLWIICNGDEGCSQTVLQEGVIPALTESALEASRLIDDLGLEGRLQYPNSQHKRYTVKDGAPALIPSDPIALMKSSLLSTKSKFKLFLEPFLYEKSSTNNSKKVSDEHIRESVGSFFERHFGKEVVDYLIDPFVAGTSAGDPESLSIRHAFPALWNLEKKYGSIIAGAILSKLTAKGDSTKKGSAVSGKGRNKRVSFSFHGGMQTLVDALHKEIGDGNVKLATQVLSLACSCDGLSASNGWSIFVDSKDASNRELAKNQPFDAVIMTAPLSNVQRMKFTKGGAPFVLDFLPKVDYLPLSLMVTAFKKEDVKRPLEGFGVLVPYKEQQKHGLKTLGTLFSSMMFPDRAPNDQHLFTTFVGGSHNRDLAGAPTAILKQLVTSDLRKLLGVEGQPTFVRHIHWKNAFPLYGHDYDLALEAIGKMENDLPGFFYAGNNKDGLAVGNVIASGSKTADLVISYLELGIKRDN